From the genome of Thermococcus chitonophagus, one region includes:
- a CDS encoding S16 family serine protease, whose translation MKKEAIISLFIAIAFLLEPALAQCPCEGRTVILKAPAVSMTSTGEMIGVPTEFVITVAPGSGHVYVETWPLTEVDMQASARLAAEVAGRVLGIDMSKYDVFIQVKADSPIIGGPSAGGTMTVGIIAALMGWKVRSDVMMTGMINPDGSIGPVGGILEKASAAHQAGAKIFLIPEGQRIQVVTETQRKQIGPITQITTTQRRVDVAKYAEERWGLKVIEVRDIYDAVYYFTGHKLERPKPKGKVIISTSFLESDAKQDYQMTLNYYKNISEKLKNSDVSYSTYSYLKAALDDAYKTLQEAKQALDNGKYYTAMSLDFQARIIIRHVDWYIDVYEGRDLEDIFLEVKKEIDSVESYVSNLTIKGVTMLQAVAASETRIEDAKEYLKEAQASYYKQDYWDAVSNAAYAYERAKTAKLWAELGERYARGEVISREAIKRAARNQLDNARLIVTYITSMFGQQNLQDLINTLNKGEQYYEDGKYSAALFSAMEARIRGEVILDTIGIDNVTVLKDKLKMMKEEAKTAIGLAEEGGTVPLLSMAYYEFAESYEAKGDPQDIITAMIFYQYAKETAMVFLGWKSSSESTKTTTISSPISQNSTEVTTTVTVTKTETVSGTGTKVCGPAIMVLIGALAAIFRRR comes from the coding sequence ATGAAAAAAGAAGCTATAATATCGCTTTTTATTGCGATAGCCTTTCTTCTTGAGCCAGCTCTTGCCCAGTGTCCATGTGAAGGAAGAACAGTAATCCTAAAGGCGCCTGCAGTTTCAATGACATCTACAGGTGAGATGATAGGTGTCCCAACAGAATTCGTGATCACAGTAGCTCCAGGAAGCGGACATGTATATGTTGAAACATGGCCCCTAACGGAGGTTGATATGCAAGCATCAGCAAGACTTGCAGCAGAGGTTGCAGGTAGGGTTCTTGGCATAGACATGAGCAAATATGATGTCTTCATTCAAGTAAAAGCAGATTCCCCAATAATTGGTGGACCTTCAGCGGGAGGGACAATGACAGTAGGAATAATCGCAGCATTAATGGGATGGAAAGTCAGGAGCGACGTCATGATGACGGGAATGATAAATCCCGATGGTAGCATAGGCCCGGTAGGGGGAATCTTAGAAAAAGCTTCGGCTGCCCATCAGGCGGGAGCCAAAATCTTCCTAATTCCAGAGGGACAAAGGATCCAGGTGGTTACTGAAACCCAGAGAAAGCAGATTGGTCCAATAACACAAATTACAACCACACAGAGAAGAGTTGATGTTGCAAAGTATGCTGAGGAGAGATGGGGATTAAAAGTAATAGAGGTTAGGGACATATACGATGCTGTCTACTACTTCACGGGGCACAAGCTTGAAAGACCCAAACCTAAAGGGAAAGTTATAATAAGTACAAGCTTTCTTGAAAGCGATGCAAAGCAAGACTACCAAATGACACTTAACTATTACAAGAATATTAGTGAGAAACTCAAAAACAGTGATGTAAGTTACTCTACATACAGCTACCTTAAGGCAGCTCTGGATGATGCCTACAAAACACTTCAAGAAGCAAAACAGGCTTTAGATAACGGTAAGTACTACACGGCCATGAGCCTTGACTTCCAAGCAAGAATAATCATAAGGCACGTGGATTGGTATATTGACGTTTATGAAGGAAGAGATCTTGAGGATATATTCCTCGAAGTTAAGAAAGAGATTGATAGTGTTGAAAGTTACGTTTCAAACTTAACGATTAAAGGCGTCACAATGTTACAAGCAGTTGCTGCAAGTGAAACAAGAATAGAAGATGCAAAAGAGTACCTAAAGGAGGCTCAAGCCTCATACTACAAACAGGACTATTGGGATGCTGTAAGTAATGCTGCATACGCATATGAGAGGGCAAAAACTGCCAAGCTTTGGGCAGAGCTCGGGGAGAGATATGCAAGGGGAGAAGTCATCTCACGTGAAGCTATTAAGAGAGCAGCAAGAAATCAGCTCGATAATGCAAGGCTCATAGTTACCTATATAACCTCAATGTTCGGCCAGCAAAACCTGCAGGACTTGATAAACACTCTCAACAAAGGAGAACAGTATTATGAGGATGGTAAATACTCGGCAGCGCTCTTCTCCGCTATGGAGGCTAGGATTAGGGGAGAGGTAATACTGGACACTATAGGAATTGACAATGTAACAGTACTTAAAGACAAGCTAAAGATGATGAAAGAAGAAGCCAAGACAGCAATTGGACTTGCGGAGGAGGGGGGAACAGTCCCCCTGCTCTCGATGGCTTATTATGAGTTTGCAGAGAGCTACGAAGCTAAAGGAGATCCTCAAGATATAATAACTGCAATGATATTCTACCAGTATGCAAAGGAAACGGCGATGGTGTTCCTGGGTTGGAAGTCTAGTAGTGAAAGCACAAAAACTACAACGATATCTTCACCCATAAGCCAAAACAGCACAGAGGTTACAACAACAGTAACAGTGACAAAAACGGAGACGGTAAGTGGAACGGGGACAAAAGTATGCGGGCCCGCGATAATGGTGCTGATAGGAGCTCTAGCGGCAATCTTCAGGCGCCGTTGA
- a CDS encoding DUF4870 domain-containing protein: MSGRTSLGLEENVEAALSYVGIFVTGIIILALEKESEFVRFHALQSTITFLGLIILGAIFSVIPIIGWVFNTIITVIAVIAWILGIIKAYQGEKFKFPIVGDLAESWLPKINI; the protein is encoded by the coding sequence ATGAGTGGCAGAACATCACTGGGTTTAGAAGAGAACGTTGAAGCAGCTCTAAGTTACGTTGGGATCTTCGTTACCGGCATAATAATCTTGGCCTTAGAAAAGGAAAGTGAGTTCGTGAGGTTCCATGCTCTCCAGTCAACGATAACGTTCCTAGGTTTGATAATCCTAGGTGCAATTTTCAGTGTGATCCCGATTATCGGATGGGTATTCAATACGATAATAACGGTCATTGCCGTAATAGCATGGATACTTGGAATAATAAAGGCTTATCAAGGAGAGAAGTTTAAATTTCCAATAGTTGGGGATTTGGCCGAATCTTGGCTTCCAAAGATTAACATCTGA
- the nuoI gene encoding NADH-quinone oxidoreductase subunit NuoI, which produces MPAKVVGEDKVKKSPSYVKPWLGLKYLFKKPVTIKIPYEKIEPAPKYRGFHTLDWKKCVGCNFCGQICPARAIEMTWIEIDGKMEKRPHPKIDYGRCTFCQFCVDVCPTGALGFIESYILTTTGEEEELVLYDWVPIHPDKFKEIQEEFKDWRYPVEKIDVNEETGEVTYYLRNGEIFKFKIVGYGIRPPKPQTQPKKEEKKSE; this is translated from the coding sequence ATGCCAGCAAAAGTTGTTGGTGAGGATAAAGTCAAAAAGAGCCCTTCCTATGTGAAGCCCTGGCTTGGCCTTAAATATCTCTTTAAGAAGCCTGTCACGATAAAGATACCTTATGAAAAAATTGAACCAGCTCCAAAGTACAGAGGATTCCATACTTTAGACTGGAAGAAGTGCGTTGGCTGTAACTTCTGCGGCCAGATATGCCCGGCTAGAGCAATAGAGATGACATGGATAGAAATCGATGGTAAAATGGAGAAGAGGCCACATCCAAAGATAGATTACGGAAGGTGCACATTCTGCCAGTTCTGTGTTGATGTATGTCCAACCGGAGCACTAGGATTCATAGAGAGTTATATACTAACGACCACAGGGGAAGAGGAGGAGCTCGTCCTTTACGATTGGGTTCCAATACATCCGGACAAGTTCAAGGAGATCCAGGAGGAGTTTAAGGACTGGAGATATCCCGTAGAAAAAATAGATGTCAATGAAGAGACTGGCGAGGTAACTTACTATCTCAGAAACGGGGAAATATTCAAGTTCAAAATAGTAGGGTATGGTATAAGACCTCCAAAACCCCAAACCCAACCCAAGAAAGAAGAAAAGAAATCAGAGTAG
- a CDS encoding phosphoadenosine phosphosulfate reductase domain-containing protein: protein MFNIIVRARKDAKAIQYINERNYGGYLRVSSLGGGRRFEEVEDHLHDALSDPYIPIFLFGEKEKELAEEIASEIKGPYFIRVLRTKRVRNMRVDELYSHIEEIKARFRLGIAWDVNYYKFTPNNPLGLEINPDYDLYFAIGEGFRRNMIELLGVDPGDISLVLRKTMNMEEYYSGPNKIAEISKVLGQPTEVRWRIPALEEVSLRETIKANKRYMEAFERASISFLRDFADKTAVVPWSGGKDSTATLILASKVFDEVTAIYVKMEYEMPLTDEYVEEISKKLGINLVKVEVPMPIHKYGLPTHANRWCTKMKVEALYNAVKEIENPILIVGDRDAESARRRLKPPVVTRKTPIGEITEVMPIKFWSGAMVQLYILMNGFELHPLYYQGFYRLGCTVCPSLAQWEIDLLDKLGYLPKVMKERKINGA from the coding sequence GTTCAACATAATAGTGAGAGCAAGAAAAGATGCTAAGGCAATTCAGTATATCAATGAGAGGAACTACGGTGGATATCTAAGAGTCTCGAGTTTAGGTGGTGGGAGGAGGTTTGAGGAAGTTGAGGATCACCTTCATGATGCTTTAAGCGATCCTTACATCCCAATATTTCTTTTTGGGGAAAAGGAAAAAGAGTTAGCAGAAGAGATCGCAAGTGAGATAAAGGGTCCTTACTTTATAAGGGTTCTTAGGACAAAGAGAGTTAGAAACATGAGAGTTGACGAATTATATTCCCACATCGAGGAAATAAAGGCCAGATTTAGGCTTGGTATTGCTTGGGACGTTAATTATTATAAATTCACTCCCAATAATCCTCTTGGCTTAGAGATAAATCCAGACTATGATCTCTATTTTGCAATTGGGGAGGGTTTCCGAAGGAACATGATCGAGTTATTGGGAGTTGATCCTGGGGACATATCCTTAGTTCTTAGGAAGACCATGAACATGGAAGAGTACTATTCTGGTCCGAACAAGATAGCGGAAATTAGTAAAGTACTTGGTCAACCAACCGAGGTCAGGTGGAGGATACCTGCACTTGAGGAAGTTTCTCTCAGAGAAACAATTAAAGCCAATAAAAGATACATGGAAGCCTTTGAGAGGGCAAGTATTTCCTTCCTGAGGGACTTTGCCGATAAAACTGCAGTAGTGCCATGGAGTGGTGGAAAAGACTCTACTGCTACCCTAATATTGGCAAGTAAAGTGTTTGATGAAGTCACTGCAATCTATGTAAAAATGGAATATGAAATGCCCCTTACCGATGAGTATGTTGAGGAGATATCAAAAAAGCTTGGGATAAATCTCGTGAAAGTTGAAGTTCCGATGCCTATCCATAAGTATGGCCTGCCAACTCATGCTAACAGATGGTGCACGAAGATGAAAGTTGAAGCCCTCTATAACGCCGTTAAGGAAATTGAGAATCCAATACTAATCGTGGGGGACAGAGATGCTGAAAGTGCTAGAAGAAGACTTAAGCCACCTGTTGTGACTAGAAAGACACCTATAGGAGAGATAACAGAGGTCATGCCGATTAAGTTCTGGAGCGGGGCAATGGTTCAGTTGTACATACTCATGAATGGATTTGAGTTGCATCCCCTGTATTATCAGGGGTTCTATAGGCTGGGTTGTACTGTATGCCCGAGCTTGGCCCAGTGGGAGATAGATCTGCTTGACAAGCTTGGTTACCTTCCAAAAGTTATGAAAGAAAGGAAAATCAACGGCGCCTGA
- the coaBC gene encoding bifunctional phosphopantothenoylcysteine decarboxylase/phosphopantothenate--cysteine ligase CoaBC: MLHHVKLIYATKSRKLVGKKIVLAIPGSIAAVECVKLARELIRHGAEVHAVMSESATKIIHPYAMEFATGNPVVTEITGFIEHVELAGEHENKADLILVCPATANTISKIACGIDDTPVTTVVTTAFPHTPIMIAPAMHESMYKHPIVRENIEKLKKLGVEFIGPRIEEGKAKVATIDEIVYRVIRKLHPKTLKGKRVLVTAGATREYIDPIRFITNASSGKMGVALAEEADFRGAEVTLIKTKGSAPSFVENQVEVETVEEMLAAIEEELSRKKYDVVIMAAAVSDFRPKVKAQEKIKSGQRILLELEPTPKIIDRIKEIQPDVFLVGFKAETSMDKLVDEAKRQIERAKSDMVVGNTLEAFGSEENKVVIVTKGRVKDLPKMKKRELAEKIWNEIERLL; the protein is encoded by the coding sequence ATGCTCCATCATGTTAAGCTCATATACGCAACGAAGAGTAGAAAACTAGTTGGGAAAAAAATCGTACTTGCGATTCCTGGGAGCATAGCTGCAGTTGAATGTGTAAAACTCGCTAGAGAACTAATAAGGCATGGAGCTGAGGTTCATGCAGTGATGAGCGAGAGCGCCACAAAGATAATTCACCCCTACGCGATGGAATTTGCAACAGGCAATCCCGTTGTGACCGAGATTACGGGTTTTATAGAGCATGTCGAGCTTGCAGGTGAGCATGAGAACAAGGCTGACCTAATTTTGGTGTGTCCTGCGACAGCTAACACTATCAGTAAAATTGCTTGCGGAATAGATGATACCCCTGTAACCACGGTTGTCACGACCGCGTTCCCCCATACCCCAATAATGATAGCTCCAGCAATGCACGAGAGCATGTACAAGCATCCAATAGTTAGAGAAAACATTGAAAAGCTAAAAAAACTTGGCGTGGAGTTTATAGGGCCCAGAATAGAGGAGGGGAAGGCGAAGGTAGCGACTATCGATGAGATAGTATATAGGGTGATAAGGAAATTGCATCCCAAGACGTTAAAGGGAAAGCGTGTTCTTGTTACAGCTGGAGCCACCCGCGAGTACATCGATCCAATAAGGTTCATAACAAATGCCAGTAGTGGGAAGATGGGTGTTGCTTTAGCTGAAGAAGCAGACTTCAGGGGAGCTGAAGTTACGTTGATAAAAACAAAGGGTAGCGCCCCCAGCTTCGTGGAGAATCAGGTGGAAGTTGAAACCGTCGAGGAGATGCTCGCCGCAATAGAAGAGGAATTATCGAGGAAGAAGTATGATGTTGTGATAATGGCTGCAGCCGTGAGTGATTTCAGGCCTAAAGTAAAGGCTCAGGAAAAGATAAAGAGCGGTCAGAGGATTTTACTGGAGCTTGAGCCTACTCCGAAGATAATAGACAGGATAAAAGAGATTCAGCCAGATGTATTCCTAGTTGGTTTTAAGGCCGAGACATCCATGGACAAGCTAGTAGATGAAGCAAAGAGGCAGATAGAGAGAGCCAAGAGCGACATGGTTGTTGGAAACACGCTGGAGGCCTTTGGAAGCGAGGAAAACAAGGTCGTTATCGTAACGAAGGGTAGAGTTAAGGATCTGCCAAAGATGAAGAAGAGGGAACTTGCAGAAAAAATATGGAATGAAATAGAGAGGCTACTCTGA